A single Dreissena polymorpha isolate Duluth1 chromosome 14, UMN_Dpol_1.0, whole genome shotgun sequence DNA region contains:
- the LOC127857378 gene encoding uncharacterized protein LOC127857378, translating to METFAFKKALSGLLKEGMQVVEVVTDAHSQISSLMKKEHGKIKHSWDMWHGAKNLGKKLFAVAQERGNESLRPWVEPVVHHFYHAAETCEGDALKLSMKMVAVLNHTANVHRWILGECDHEALDEDQDRGNKQWLDPTGHEIVTLEKVERDTRFLGNLHHNTTCQYVSASL from the exons ATGGAAACATTTGCCTTCAAGAAAGCGCTTTCGGGGTTGTTGAAGGAGGGGATGCAAGTGGTGGAGGTCGTAACTGATGCCCATTCTCAAATCTCGTCACTCATGA AGAAAGAACATGGCAAGATTAAACATAGTTGGGACATGTGGCATGGTGCGAAGAATCTCGGAAAAAAGCTATTTGCA GTTGCTCAAGAGAGAGGGAATGAGTCGCTAAGACCATGGGTGGAGCCTGTTGTCCACCATTTTTACCATGCAGCAGAAACATGCGAAGGGGATGCTCTGAAACTAAGT ATGAAGATGGTAGCAGTCCTCAACCATACTGCCAATGTCCACAGATGGATACTCGGTGAATGTGACCATGAAGCTCTGGATGAGGATCAAGACAGGGGAAATAAGCAATGGCTGGATCCAACAGGACATGAGATAGTGACCCTGGAGAAAGTTGAACGTGACACAAGATTCCTTGGAAATCTTCACCACAACACCACATGCCAGTATGTATCTGCTTCGTTATGA